In the genome of Struthio camelus isolate bStrCam1 chromosome 22, bStrCam1.hap1, whole genome shotgun sequence, the window TTGACAGTCAGGCTGTGCAGCAGAGAGCTACCCTTGCTCTGAGAGGTAGGAAGTAAAGTACTAGAGACCTAGGAAATCACACTCCAACTGATTGCGACTGGTGTGGTCAGCTCCGTGACCTTGCAGAGCAAAGCATACCTCCTTTGAGGTAATGGCTGCACCTTGCTTTGTCCAACGCCTTGTGCATTTCAGGTGCTGCTGTAATGACAACTCAtacatttgctttttcaaaatagCTGGCCTACCACTTGCTTTTACAGTCTGAAGATTGAGTGACACAGAAGGTCTACACGGAATAgcccctgcttctcctcctctggaGTTGCACAGAAAACAGGTTCTCTGTTTATCTGCAGGTTCCACGTCCAGATGGCAAACCTGATAACCTTGGCCTGCTGGTCCTAGATGAGCCATCTACAAAGCAGTCAGATCCCACAGTGCTCTCTCTTTGGTTAAAAGAAAATTCCAAACAGCACAACATCACAGTGAGTTGTGAGGGGAGAGGAGACATTACTgcgcaccacagaaaaaaaattacatgttaCTTTTACTCTTGTGACTGCATGAATACAGTGTTGCAGCAAAACTGATAACTTGGCtttacaaacagaaggaaaaaaaaatatctttcccaCCTTTAGGCTGAAATGCATCTAAAACTTTGCTTCAGGCAAGTCTTGGTACAGACATTGGATCTATTTGTTTCCTTCAGctgaaattttgtttccttttgtttgtcaCTACATGGTTTTACTCAGCATTTTGTTTCCCAGCTCCTCTTCTGTCTGCAGAAACCACTTGGCATAGTGCAGCTAGGAAAGAGCAAATGCACAGTTCAATCAGGAGTGAACACagggtttgcaaaaaaaaaaaaaaaaaaaaaaaactacaatgtGTTTCCAGGTTCATATTTTTGGTTTCAGCAGCAGATAAAAGTGAAGAGTATAGAGAACGCAGAAAAGAACCCCAAAGCCATTGACAGCTGGATCGAAAGTATCAGTGAGCTGCATCGTTGCAAACCCCCTGCCACGGTCCATTACACCAGGTGAGTCATTACACCAGCTCTCCTTTACACTAGCAGCTGCACATACTTGTCTAGTATAAAATTGGGTCAGGGGAAGGCTAGTTGCAGAGCCTAGGAGTGCTGAGTGGAACTATCCAAGTGTCGCTAAGAGGGAGAAGGCATTTCTGGCTTTACAGGGCAGTCATACAACCTGTGTATGCAGGACACTCGCTTCCCCCTCTGTCCTCCTCTTTCCCTGTGTAACTTGAATTAATTCAACAGCTAGGACATCTAACTTGCAACTTCGTGCACACAGTGAGTTTCCACAAAAGCGGGAAAACCTGGATAAATCAGAGGAGGCAAGGCTATTATTACCATGTCCTGATTCATTTCTCAGCTGTTGTGGCACTCCCTTCTGCCCAAACTCATAATTTGGAACTGTCCAACCTCCCTCCAAAGGATATGCTGTTTCCAGCGTCTTCCTTTAGCCGCAGTGCCAAGCACAGATGTTGCACCTTCAAAGCTTAGTCTTggtttcttaaataaaaatgccCAAACTGATGCTCCACAGACACGCTACGCTTTCCCACAACTGGACAAGACAGAAGCTGTCCCATTTATACGAGTCTGGCAGTAGGAAACCATTTCCATTGTCTGCATATAATCCTGAAGTAGgcgttttttttctccccttgcagACCAATGCCTGACATTGAAACTCTCATGCAGGAATGGTTACCAGAATTTGAAGAGCTCTTAGGAAAGGTACGTTGTCCAAGTGATGAGTAGTTAGCTCAGTGCGTGATTTTAGTAACCTTCTTGCATGTAATCTAGGTTTCTGTTCCACTTTGACCACTTCGCCTGTAGCCTGCTCGGTTCAGGTTTGTTCCTCACCTACCCCTTCTCCCTTACCAAGAGACAGGGGAGCAGCCTAAAGCCTAAATTCCCAGGAACGGCCCAGGTAGCCTCTGTGCTGGGCCTATCGTTAGCGCCTGTGCTCAGGCTCTAATGTGAACAGAGCTGACAGCCTCCTCTGTTCTAGGTGGGCCTCCCAACTGCAGAGATAAACTGTGGCCTGGCTGAGTACATCGACATGATATGTGGTAAGCAGAGGATAGCCCTTTCTTACCCTCATTTGAAGGCATCTGATTGTCTCTAGCCCAGAAACTGGCAGAAAATAGAAACGTGAAGCTTTAAAAGATACTGTGAGGTACAACATTGTCTCATGCTGGTCTCTAGAGGATGTCTCAGGCAGTTATTAGCTCGGCGCTATTCCTCATTCAGGGGCTTAGGTTCTGTCTACTCTGCTGAGCAGGCCGATCAGACTGATCAGAGAACTCCCCTCCTGTGCCAAGTGTTTagatgggaaaaaaagcagtccaGTACTTCTAGGTCCTTCTGCATATTCAGGACAGACCAGCTCCAGTCCTGTGCACCACTGACTGCTGAAGACACAAGTGTGCAGCTAGCCCAGCACTGTGTTACTAAAAGCAAGAGGCTTATGTAGATGCAGTCTCAGCCCTGAAAAGTCAAGACTGTTTTCATCTGCCTTCAGCGGGAAGTGGACTCTTGTGCCAAAGACATGTGTGGTCTTTGATGAGCAAAGGCCCAAGCAACGGGAGGCAGTGAGAAGGTCAACCTGTACTTACAGCACTGTCTGCACAGAAGTACAGCCCAGGTGCTCTCGTGCATTTCTGGTATTTGTTTGTAGCCATTCTGGACATCCCTGTGTACAAGAGTCGGATCCAGCCTCTGCACGTCCTCTTCTCGCTCTACTCGGAATTCAAGAACTCACAGGTAAGCGACTCCAACCAGGCCCCAGTCACCCAGCTGGGAGCATTACAAAACTTCTGTCCTTAAATCTGGCCTTGCTACACTGTGTGCATTTGCAAACTGCTAACAGGCCAACGTGAAAGGGGCCCaaagaacattttcaaagctTCTCTTTTTCCTAATATCTCAGAGAAACGATGTTGATCTTGATCTGATTTACCACAGGGCTGGGATGCAGCATTGTTTAACAGTCCAGCATAAGTCCAGAATGTTTTTCCCAGTGAAGTCACAGTGACTGTGCCAAGCACACACAGGCGCTTGGACAGAACTAGGTTGGAAACCTCAGAGGCCAACACAAGGTGCTAGGCAGCTGCTGACCGCACAGGTCATACAGAGGGAAAGGGGCTTGTGTTTTCAGATGCACATATATATTCTAGTTAACGAGAGTTAAATCTTTGCGCTAACGCGTTATTTTCCCTGCAGCATTTCAAATCCCTGGCTGAAGGGAAGAAGGCTGGGAGCCCTCCATCCAACCCACCTTCCCAAGCAGCAGAAGTATTAAGCTTTATGTGAAGCTTCACATTAAACCCTAATCTCCTGGATCAATATCTGCTGCTGGGTATAGAGGTTTGACCAAACTAACGCATAAGGCAAAGCACAGCGTTTCGAAAGACTCCCGTATTTTATGGACGCTGCTAAGCTGCTTGGGATTCATAGCATTTGTTGCAGATGCTGCCTAATCCCTCCATTTTGACTTGTTCCCAAGGAATATAGCATTAAACTAGCTCTTCCAACTGACAGACTCcacatgacacgctgcagagtaCAGACTTGTAGAGTGCACCCTACAAGCACTACAGCAGGTGGAAATAAAATCCATGCTCAGACCCCAAACTGATGCAGCTGGTGTGTTCTAAGGTCTTACCATATTCCAGGGATCTCAGGTCTCCTCTGCCCATTGTTGTTGAGTCCCTTTTTCTATTCTCAAGTCACTTTGTTATGAGCAACAGTGTCATTGCTACCTTTCTGCACTTTGTGCCAAAAAGTTTGTGAAAGCAGGAAGAGCTTGGGAGGGGGACAGAACTCTTTGCTTACCTCTGGCTGTGTGCAGGTGGCAGCCGGTGACACAGGACACATTCCCCTTGGGATCCTGGTGGGTCAAAGGTTGATGAGGGCAGCATGTTAAAATCTAGCTCCCACCAGCTGTTTTAATGGagttcagcagagaaagaaacgATGAGAAATAACCAGTGCAGCACTACACAGACACTTGAGTTTAGTTTATTGCTGTTGGGAAGGCTCTTTCCAGCCGCTGGCATGCTGCCTGCCCACACGTCTGTCACAGCTCTGGCAGAGGCGGCGAGGTTCCTAGAGCAAGCAGGTCGCAAACCTGCTAAGCCCCAGGCTGGTGCTTACCCTTGCTCTGGGAGGAATCGAAGCAGTAGCAGCTTGACAAAGTCTGTCTATAAACAGCTTTGTTGCGTTTTGatgataatgtatttttaaagtgcctGAGTTAAATAAAAACATGCCTTGGCTAACAGCACAGCTACCGAAAACAATCAagggagctgctgccagctcGCTACTCCGATGCATAGCTTAACATATTGCCAAGGGGCTGCTCAGCGCCAGCGACCCAGCGTGACTCCCCTGGCACCCTCAGCCCTGCTTGTTCCGACACTGGTACCCGTTGCCAGGCAGGCcccctgagctctggcagctttccAGGCATGGGAGAGCTCGCAGGTGGCTTCAGGAGTTGCTCTGTCCAGAAGGATGTTCACGAAGTAAGGCAGACTAGCACCACGGCAGGGCACACAGCTCACAAGTGGACGTTACTAAGGGCAAGAGCTGGGACACGAGAGCAGCCCAGGGTGTGGAGCAGCCTCCCGGAGCAGCAGTGGCGGCTAGGGGGCTGGTTTCTCTCAGGACTTGGCTATGCAATGTCGAGGGGCAGGTCCCAGGTGCTCCCATACTGCTAGTACCTGCTTGTAGCTGCATATGAGCGTCTGAGGCAGGGCAGAGATTCACGTCCCCAAAGTGCCATTCCCAGAGGTGCTACCCTTTACAGAAAGCTGACCTGGCTCCTTTGGTGTTAACGCTGGGGTTATTGGTACATCACCTGCTGCACCTCTTCTTCACCAATACCGGAGCAGCACCAGGGAGCCATCGCAGTATTTCTATCTCTTCTCACGTGACCAAAGCCATGTTTTTCCTACTGCAAGGGCAGCGTGGAACAGGAACACCCTGCATGCAGCTGGGATTTCTGCTACTACCCTGTTCTCAGGTGCTCTTGTCCATCCCAGCCCAAAGGAGGTAGAACAGTCCCTTTCTCCCTGAGAtgacacctccccaaaacactgggTGCCCAGCCTGTACTTCCCAAGATAGTAGCTGATTCTCAGTATTTTGGAATACAGGGGATCTGGGCAATTAAAGCCTAGTTCTGCCCAATGGCAGCCAAATTGACAGGCGCACAAAATACTAAGTCAGGTATTTGCCTCTGGACAAAAATAACAAGATCAGAAGGGATTTTAGGAATCCTCAGCATTAGCAAGTCCCCAGGCCTCAGAGAAGCCAAAGCCCCTTGGGTCTGGGAGGGGAatgtgctctgccaggggccctgCAGGACACCCGTGCCCTGCATGCCCGCCCGCTCTCCCCCAAGGACTCCACTCCCCCAGCGCGATTGCTCCCCGGCCCAGGCTCACCAGAGCTAGTCTGCACTGTTGGTCCTGAGCGAGAACAGCTGGGCTCCTGGCAGGCCAGAGCCAAGAAAGACAGGTACCACCAGAGTGGTGAGTGAGGAAGACGCGGAGGTTTCAGAGGCTTGCAGTATTGCTCGTGTCCCACCTGGAGTGCTGGCCCACATCATGGAGGGAGTCTGGTTGCGGGCTGGGATCATGGAAGGGTCTGATGGGAACAGTGGCTTGGGAAGGGGCTGCAGTGCTGCGAGCTGATAGACTTCCCTGGAGAGGGTtaacccaggctcacaagtgtcATGCCAACATCTCACAGCCAGATCTCATCGCTGCTGGTGCTGGACACTTTGTAAATGTAGCCACCCATTGGGAACCAGATGAAACCTGCAGGGCAAAGACAAGGATAGCCGTAGCCTTCTGGAGCAGCTGTGGGTCAGCGCATCTGCAGCACAGCTTCCAAGGCTGCTCGCCCACCAAAGCGCCCCTCACCACGGTTGCTGAGCACCAGGGAGTTCTCTAGCTCTGTCTGGGCACTCTCCTCTGCTGGGGCACCAGCTCCCACATCTCTGGGGTTGGCtgtagggaagggaaggaagggaagggagggaagggggttaGAGCAAGAGACGTCCCAGCCCTTGCCCAGAGCCCCCTGCGCAGGGGGCAGCTGTCCCCACGGAGCATGCCACCAGCACCTGTTGGGTGCCATGTCTGGGGCAGCGTCCCCGGGGCTCACCTCCAGGCCCCTGCACCAGGTCGCTGAGGCGCAGGTTGGGCGGCAGGGAGTGGTTCTCGCGGGGCAGCCGTGCACCCTCGGAGCACCTGACGCGGGAGCACCGGCTGAGCGTGACACCCGCAGCCGCGCGGCCCCAGGGGCAGCGAGTGTCCCGAGGCAGGGGTGCTCGGGAGGCTCCAGGCGCACCCAGCGAGGTCAGTGGGGAGGAGGGTGTTAAACAGCACACTCTCCCCCAAACCAAGCACAGCGGGGAGCAAGGGGGGTTACCTTGGAGGCAGGGGCGCAGgtccaggcagctctgcaggaaagagGATGTCAGGGAGCGGCGGTGCCAGGGGCACCCGgaggcagccagggctgcggccctGGGGCCGAGCTGAGCCCTAGCCCCCTGTCTGCCCTTACCTGGCTCCGGCTTCGCCCGGCGGCATGCCACGCAGGCGGTGAGCAAGCCCAGGCCCAGCAGGGTGCCCAGGGCCAGGGCTCCGCCGACTGCCACCCCCAGGAGCGGCAGCTCCACGCGGGCATCCAGCAGACCTGCGCGAGCACCGGGGGCCCTCAGCACCTGCCGCGCCAGGGCTGaccccaaccccatcccaggggaGCCCACGGCACCTACCTGGGGCCAGGACAGAGGCGTTGGCAACACCCAGGCTGTTGGCGGCACTAACGGAGAAgcggccggccgcgctgcccAGGCGCAGGCGCACAGTGTGGTTGGTGAGCGCGAGGCGGCTCCCAGCGCCCGGGACGAGGAGCTCGGAGGTGTTGGGCACCGGGCGCCCGTCGGGGCTGAGCCAGGTGACGGCGGCGGGCGGGTTGGCCTGCACCAGCGCGAGCAGCACCAcgagcagccccggcccctcggcctccacgtAGCGGGCGTCCGCGCGCAGGATCTCCGGCTCAACTGAGCAGGCAGACGTGGCCGTGAGACTGCCGCGAGGGCTCGCTCGTCGGCTGCCTCCGGGCAGGACCCAACGCGATGCCCTGCCGggccagccccacgccccccGCGCTCGGCCCGAACGAGAGCAGCTCTCGTTAGCGAGCGGCGCCCGGAGCTTACACTGCACGTCGAGGCGGACGGAGGCGTTGGCAGTGCCGCCGGAGGCCGAGTCCATCAGGGTGCAGGTGAGCTGGCGGTCCGCGCGCCGGGCGGTGAGGGTGAAGGTGCTGGCGGCGCCGGTGGTGCTTGCAGCGTGCCCCGCGGGGCCATCAGGCTCCTGCCGCCAGCCGTCGAGGTACCAGGCGAGCGCGGCGGTGGGGCGCGGGGCCCAGCAGGTGAAGGCCCGGCTCTCCCCCTCGCGCAGCGCCCGTGTCGCCAGCGCTCGCCCGTCGATGgtagggcccggccgccccggccctgctggagaggcCGAGGGTGTCAGCGGCAGCACGGCTGCGTGCCGGGCGCCCCGCAAGGGCTCGCCTGCGGGGCAGAGTGCTGGgacgtgcagcagcagcagcagcagcagcagcggcagaggGGCCAGGGCGGCCCTCGGCGAGCCCCTGCGATGCCCCATCCTGCCGGCCGGCTCCATGCGACAGCGGAAGCAGGATGCGCCGCACCGGCTGCACAGCCGCCCGCAGTGCGGTGCCGAGCGCGGGCCGCTGCGACCGCCTGGGGCTGCGGAGGCGGCATGGGGGCGGTCCCCAGCACGGCCCGAGCGTCCCCCGCGCTCATCCCTGCGGGCAGCTGCCCTCCCCAGCAGGACCGGCGCCAGCGCATCCATCCGGCCAGCCAGCCGGCTCTCCGCGGCAGTGCTGTGCATCCCGCCTCCAGAGACCGCCTCGCCAGGGCCGGGGGACAAACATCCCCACGTCCTCCACCCCCCTGCTTCAGTACAGCTCGGTCCCCCGCCTCCCGGCCCGGCTGCACAGCCCTCAGCCCAGCCGGGAGCATCACAGATGGCGCCCAGGCCCCCTTTTCCAGCACGTGCATCCGGCGGGGACGAGTTTTCCCACTGCCACATGCAGCGCCGCAACCAGAGCCCCAGTACCAGGCAGGCAGGAAGGTTTATTCAGAGCAGGACAGAGCCGTGACAAAGCTGCGGTGCTGAGCGCATTCCCCGGAGCAgccccagagcagagggcagctgtGGCCGGCTGTCCTCGCTGAGCCCTTAGCTCTGGACAATCAAGTGTTGGTGGCCTTAAAGGCAACCCCGCGGCTGGGACGAGCCTGCGCCCGACTCACTGCAGCGGGCCAGGAGAGGGTGGTGGCGGCGTGGGCTCCCCGCCTGCAGGAACTGAGACCTCCTCCAGCCAGCTGCCGCCTGGGGAAGGACGCGCCTACCTGCCAGCCCCGGGAGCACGGCTCTGCTTCGCCACTGCGGCGAATGCCTGCCCGGTCTCGGCCACCGGCCCCATCACTCGGCCCCGGCGCCGTCGGGATTGCGCAGCCGCCCCAGCATCTCGCAGAGCATCTGGTTGCAGAGCGCTGAGTAGGGGTTCATGAGCACCAGCTGCCGCCGTGCGAAGGCGCTGCCCAAGCGGGCCGCCCGCGCAAAGTCCCGCCGGGCATCATCCTCCCGCTCCTGCAGCCGGTAGATCAGGCCGCGCTGCACAAGGCTCtggcaggcagcacggccgcagccccggcccaggcGGATGGCTGTGTCCAGGTCCCGCAGGGCGCCTGCCGGACAgggagggcagagctgcagcaggctCATACGCCAGCGCTGCACGCAGACTCACCCCTGCTCGCGCCAGCAGCGATCGCATTCGGCTGGTGCCCAGCCCTGCCACGTGgtgccccctgcccgccccgcgccgtTACCTGCCACGTCCCCGCGGAGGCGGAGGGCCTGCGCCCGGTTGTTGTAGCCTGACGCGCGCTCGGGGAGCAGGCGAATGGCCTCGCTGAACCGCTCGAGGGCCGTGCTCACGTCTCCGGACTCGGCGGCAGAAACCCCCTGCAGCTCCAGGTCCCgcacctgctccagcagctccagcgcGAAGGCTTCCTCTGCACCGCCACAGAGGGGAGCCTCTTTAATCCTGTGCTCCAGAAACGTGCCCGGCCCCAGGACGAGGGCTCCTTGCCATCCCACACGCTGGCGCAGGGAGCCTGCAGCTCCCGGCCAGTCCCGCTCTGTGCTCTGCCAGGGGCTCGGGGAGATCCCGGCCGGTTGCAGCCCACAGCCAACCAGCACCCTCGTGCCCAGCCCCTCAGGCCTCCTGCCCCAGGGCAAGGACATCTCAGCTCCACTCACGCCTGCTGACAGACGCACGTGGGGCTCAGCACCAGCTTTGGAGCAGACGTGGATCCCACCAcgagggaaggggctggcgagCCCCGGTGCATCCTTGAGCGGCCACACGCTCTGCCCTCTCTTCGCTTTGGCCCCAACCTGGGCACCCTCCATCAGCAGCACATGGGAACCTTGGGGCCCGGGACTCCTGCAGCCGAGCAGGATGAGCAGGGGCTGCTCAGTGCaagcagctccttcctctgctcGTGCCTCTCCTGCCTCCACCGCACGGCCAGTGCCAGGTGCCTACCAGCGACAACCTGCGACTGGGGTGCTCTCACCTTCCTCCTgggcttcctcttcctcatccagCCCAGGGATATCCCCAAAAGGCGTGCTGGGGTTAAAAATGGTCTGTAGGACGGCTCTGTCGTTCGCCGTGGCCATGGTGAGCCTGGCACCAAGGTCCAGCGGGGAAGGTCCCTCTGGTGCAGGCTGCGGGACGGACTGGGCAGCCTGCGGGCGGCGAGGACAGGAGGGCACCTGCCAGCAACGGGGCAGGTTAATGTTCACGCTGCCGGCACtgcttcacccttccccatcctATCCTAGCCTGGCCGCAGAGCCCCTCCGCCCTGCAAACCCGACCAATTGCTGGAGGCAGAGGCCAAGCTGGAAGAGCCAAAACTTTCCAAGGTGACCTATGTGCGTCAGCAGCTGCAAGCCAGAGCCTGCGAGCCCAGCACCTCTCCACTAAAGCACTGCCTCACTCCGGTGGCAAAAGGGAAGCAAGGCAGCTCTGCAACCATCAACTGCTAGCACTGGCCCCTGCCTACACACCTCATATAAGCTCCTGGGCTCCTGCCAAAGGCAGGAGCTTCCTCTTGCCCTCTGCCTGTCCTTGCCTGTTTGTGGTGCTGCTGGGGTCATCTCTGCTTATTGCTCCAGCACAATACTGTTTGCATCTCTGCACAAACTTTCAGCAGCGTTAACATCCAAAACTCTGCTCATCTCAGCCccgaggtgggaagagctggccaAAGAGCGGAGGGCAGGAGAGGAACGACTGCAGGTACTTCCAGGAGCTCAGCACATGTGCTCCAGGCCCCCAGACCGCGCACGCTGGCAGCGAGCGTGCCCCAGGCGCAGGCTGCAAGGCACAAGGGGGCTGCTCCCACCACGTCCTCCAGCCCCAGGCATATCCCAGTGCCCGTCCCCCTCATCGACCTGCTCGAGGTCACCATAAGTCTGCAACTCCAGCCCTGAGCCGTTCTGTCCGCGATGCTAATTCAGCTATGAAACACCCCCGGAGCGCCGCGCAGAGATGCCCACCTGTCTCAGCGTCCCTCAGAGCCTCGGTCAGGCTTCCCACCGCTTCCTCTGGGCTCCACCGACACCTTTATGCAACGGTTGCTCGGGATGGGCAGCCTCTTGCGCAGAGCACCTCCAGGGAGGTGAAACGCAGACACGGACTTGCTCTGACCAAAGGGATTCCTCTCGCTCACATATGTTACTAATTTCCAGGGTGAGAGCATAATACTAATATTGACATTGGGAAAACAACTTCTCACTTAAGAATAAATCAAAAGCAACCCTCTGCAGCAATAAACTTGACATGTTTATTAATTAAACTatcacttaaataaaaaaaagtgcatagaaaataaacatgtttaaaaactcctttgttttttgtttttacaactatgtacactttttatttttacattcagtcttttgcagagctttcagcatttttttaaactattaaagTATTTCCTTCTTCCCTGTGACAGGGAGTTAACACTGATGTACTTTAGACAacgtttcctcttttttttttcttttttgtttctttttttttttttttttaagaaaaaacccagaagcttggaagaacacaagaaaaaagaaaagatttgttaTACATGATAAGTTGTCAAGAAATGTATTTCTAGAACATAACCTTGCttttgcagagctttttttttttttttttttgaaacaattaTTCACCTACCTGTACTTACTAAAGAGACTGTTAAGTTCAATAAAAGAAACACCACAAGTATAGTTCTTGGTTGATAGACAAAGCTACAGTACCTTGTTAAAAAGATACCAGGAAAGCACAGAGCACATTTTTCCCTATATGCAGGTGGTACCCCAACATTCATAaccaaaaagagaggaaaaaaaaaaaagaaaaaaaacaagttgtaCAAGTACTGACTGGTAACATTAAAAGTCAGGAAAGTCCTCGAGCTGGGCACTTCCAGGCACTTCCAACGCTTCCAGTTATTTTTCAACTTTTGCCTCTCACTAATCGAATGCCCTCGCTACTCAGGCCTGATACGCTCCATGCCAGAAGCATACAAACCTGCAGTTAAACCTGGAAATACACAGCCtgattttttcctgcctttgttaGCAACTGTAACACAATCCTTATCTATAGTGTTAAGAGAATTAAAAGCCATGGACCGATACTGAACTAGGCTTCATTACACGGTGCATTACTATATTAGTTCCTATATATATCGTATttatagttattaaaaaaaaacttgcaagtgTGTTGAGCGTGGACCAGTAGTATGGGTTTGAATGGCATGATTCTGCACAAAGACCATCTCACTGAAGAACCTGGTAttgctttgaaatgaaagaaaaaaaaatacaaaaaacaaaagataccCAGCCCTTTGCAATGACccgcttttcctttaaaaaaattggttTGTACAAATAAACGCCCTAAGGTtccatttttagtattttcagatATCATGATCTGTGTCAGTCCTTATAAAATATACATTCATATACTGGGAAGCTGTGCTGTGCTCACCATCAGCCTGGGCAGGACAGGGTCAAAGGGCACACAGGCCAGCATCCTACAGGTGAATCACTGAAAACCTGAATACTAGCTGCCAAGGTTTCTCCCGCCTTCCTTTTATTTGTCTGAAAAGGTGAGTACAAACATCTGTGCTGGACAGTACCGGGTGGGAAAGCAGAAGGGGGAGCCCAGGGAGCCCTGGCCCAGCCTCCACGTCAGCACAGCTCAGCTTCTCTGGGTTACAGACAGTTTCACTGGCCACGGCGGCTCCCGGCAAAGGCAGCCGCGACAGGTATAGCAGCAAAGCAAACAGCGAGCTGGATCTCCAGCAGATCCGCTGGCTCTACCAGTCCTCACACGAGAGGCGGCTCCTGGCGCTCGGTCCTGCAGGGACTCCCACGACACACACCTTTCCTTAGTTTTCCTCCCTACCACCCCCAGTGACTTCTCCCTAAATATGATGGCTTTGGGCAGTGTTTTTCAACCGGAGCTTCCTCCTGTTGAGGACTTGTTTTTCTCAGTCCTGTAGCCAGAAGCTACACTGACACTTAGCAGACCAGAATGGATCTGCTAGCTGGGGAAGGTGCCCCTCCTCGTTCAGATTCAGGGACCCCAGCAGAGTACACAGCTGAGTGGGACTACTCAGATATAATTCATGGGTTTCACCACGGCTAGGGCTGTCCCCCAGCACtgctgtcaaaaagaaaaaaaaaaaaaaaaaagaaaaaaaggacaaagagcaGCTGTGTCTGTGGATACAGGGCTGAGATTCCCCCAGACATGCTTTTTGGCCTTCTCAGGGTGTGTGCGTTCCCAAACTGTCAGTGCATCAAATCATTTCAGTAACTAATGCAGCTTCaatttgacttttctttaaaCAGTTATTACCAAATAATAATCACGCAGTGCAATAAAGAAAGGAAACCAGCAGTTCCTGACCCTTCGAGTGCTGTATTTCTTTCTCAGATCAGAGGAAAAGGTCTTTGGGGCTGAAGAGCACAGATAAAGGAGTGCTAGACTGCGAACGCTAGGGAGCTATCAGTCAGTTCTGTCCGTTTTCCACAAACGACTGATGCTGTTTCAGAGTAGTCTTTCAATGTACCAACTCCAAAAACGGTTGACTGCCTGCCCACAGGGACAGCTGAGAAAAGTGAGGGTGCTTTATGGTTTATCTTCTCAAAGGAAAAACGAATATGTTTTCAAGAGGGGACAAGGAGTGTGCGCGTGGGTGCGTGCCCCGGACCGTCCCTGACCCAGAACGGTGGCAagccctggcagggctggcgTGCTATTGCTTTGCTAGTTCTCCACAGGACAGCGTTTCTGCATTTGGAGAGTTGTGGATTTGCCTAGAGAAGAAAATC includes:
- the IFT46 gene encoding intraflagellar transport protein 46 homolog isoform X7, with product MATARRAGAMAEARALEEQAGPRPAAAPSEDEDDGDEDDDDDDESSESDSADEEEEEERGAPLAGAYNPADYDYLPVSTEIKELFEYIRRYTPQIIQIEHKLQPFIPDFIPAVGDIDAFLKVPRPDGKPDNLGLLVLDEPSTKQSDPTVLSLWLKENSKQHNITQQIKVKSIENAEKNPKAIDSWIESISELHRCKPPATVHYTRPMPDIETLMQEWLPEFEELLGKVGLPTAEINCGLAEYIDMICAILDIPVYKSRIQPLHVLFSLYSEFKNSQHFKSLAEGKKAGSPPSNPPSQAAEVLSFM
- the IFT46 gene encoding intraflagellar transport protein 46 homolog isoform X8, with the protein product MATARRAGAMAEARALEAGPRPAAAPSEDEDDGDEDDDDDDESSESDSADEEEEEERGAPLAGAYNPADYDYLPVSTEIKELFEYIRRYTPQIIQIEHKLQPFIPDFIPAVGDIDAFLKVPRPDGKPDNLGLLVLDEPSTKQSDPTVLSLWLKENSKQHNITQQIKVKSIENAEKNPKAIDSWIESISELHRCKPPATVHYTRPMPDIETLMQEWLPEFEELLGKVGLPTAEINCGLAEYIDMICAILDIPVYKSRIQPLHVLFSLYSEFKNSQHFKSLAEGKKAGSPPSNPPSQAAEVLSFM
- the TMEM25 gene encoding transmembrane protein 25 translates to MWQWENSSPPDARAGKGGLGAICDAPGWAEGCAAGPGGGGPSCTEAGGWRTWGCLSPGPGEAVSGGGMHSTAAESRLAGRMDALAPVLLGRAAARRDERGGRSGRAGDRPHAASAAPGGRSGPRSAPHCGRLCSRCGASCFRCRMEPAGRMGHRRGSPRAALAPLPLLLLLLLLHVPALCPAGPGRPGPTIDGRALATRALREGESRAFTCWAPRPTAALAWYLDGWRQEPDGPAGHAASTTGAASTFTLTARRADRQLTCTLMDSASGGTANASVRLDVQFEPEILRADARYVEAEGPGLLVVLLALVQANPPAAVTWLSPDGRPVPNTSELLVPGAGSRLALTNHTVRLRLGSAAGRFSVSAANSLGVANASVLAPGLLDARVELPLLGVAVGGALALGTLLGLGLLTACVACRRAKPEPELPGPAPLPPRCSEGARLPRENHSLPPNLRLSDLVQGPGANPRDVGAGAPAEESAQTELENSLVLSNRGFIWFPMGGYIYKVSSTSSDEIWL
- the TTC36 gene encoding tetratricopeptide repeat protein 36 gives rise to the protein MATANDRAVLQTIFNPSTPFGDIPGLDEEEEAQEEEEAFALELLEQVRDLELQGVSAAESGDVSTALERFSEAIRLLPERASGYNNRAQALRLRGDVAGALRDLDTAIRLGRGCGRAACQSLVQRGLIYRLQEREDDARRDFARAARLGSAFARRQLVLMNPYSALCNQMLCEMLGRLRNPDGAGAE